A window of the Arachis duranensis cultivar V14167 chromosome 5, aradu.V14167.gnm2.J7QH, whole genome shotgun sequence genome harbors these coding sequences:
- the LOC110281588 gene encoding uncharacterized protein LOC110281588 encodes MAIFLGGTGIRGDLPTAEQPLAATLQPSLLASAATHTRFPFIKEGKAEKQRGKTGNGTADLRREEGRCRRASLPSCCTREDERVRNGHGRERVTPPRSSRRNAGEGEADVLPKTASAAVFVGLGLLRSLLAVKPVAIAPSAISLPVLLSVKSIALLMLLNQAEEEGDSVVLSPRRTATREEPGCRCLSRRRGESPEEREGSCNVEGGRCGPVARAGTRPTAQSYRRRFHRRRTSLPSPENLTNVAGEPRCRCRRTLSLTHRSF; translated from the exons ATGGCAATTTTTCTCGGCGGGACGGGTATCCGCGGGGATTTACCCACCGCGGAGCAG CCCTTAGCAGCCACACTCCAACCTTCCTTACTTGCTTCAGCAGCAACACATACAAGATTTCCTTTTataaaagaaggaaaagcaGAAAAGCAACGTGGGAAGACTGGGAACGGGACTGCCGATCtgagaagagaggaaggacgGTGCCGGCGGGCGTCACTACCGTCGTGTTGCACCAGGGAGGATGAGAGAGTGAGGAATGGGCACGGGAGGGAGAGGGTCACGCCGCCACGGTCGTCCAGGAGAAACGCCGGAGAGGGAGAAGCTGATGTGCTGCCCAAAACCGCGTCCGCTGCCGTCTTCGTAGGGCTTGGGTTGCTGCGGTCGCTCCTCGCCGTGAAGCCCGTCGCGATTGCGCCTTCTGCAATCAGCCTCCCCGTTCTACTTTCCGTCAAGTCCATCGCGCTGCTGATGTTGCTGAACCAGGCAGAGGAAGAGGGAGACTCTGTCGTGCTGTCACCGCGCCGGACCGCCACGCGTGAGGAGCCGGGCTGTCGTTGCCTTTCCCGTCGCAGAGGAGAGAGCCCAGAGGAGAGAGAGGGGTCGTGCAATGTTGAGGGTGGGAGATGCGGGCCAGTGGCACGTGCAGGAACGCGACCCACTGCGCAGAGCTATCGCCGCCGTTTTCATCGCCGGAGAACCTCGTTGCCATCGCCGGAGAACCTCACTAACGTCGCCGGAGAACCTCGCTGTCGTTGTCGGAGAACTCTTTCG TTGACTCACCGGAGCTTTTAG